A window of the Cucurbita pepo subsp. pepo cultivar mu-cu-16 chromosome LG01, ASM280686v2, whole genome shotgun sequence genome harbors these coding sequences:
- the LOC111776488 gene encoding WAT1-related protein At5g07050-like — protein sequence MGKLSFRFLENSKPYFAMISLQFGYAGMNIISKVSLSRGMSHYVLVVYRHAFATASIVPFVLFFERRGQPKITLKVFIQIFVLALLGPVIDQNFYYAGLKYTSPTFSCAMSNMLPAMTFVMAVIFRMENLEMKKLRCQAKVLGTLVTVGGAMVMTLYKGPLVQMPWSKHSHHSNQASDDKANKDWFKGSMFLIIATLAWASLFVLQNQALKTYKNHQFTLTTLVCFVGTLQAIAVTLVAEHKAVVWRIGWDMNLLAAAYAGIVTSSISYYVQGLVIIKRGPVFATAFSPLMMIIVAIMGSFILAEKIFLGGIIGSIFIVFGLYSVLWGKHRENLEIKVGAAAASSDEEIPQPIKPPSQPNNNNNNIANNSIFISMPTPEDPIKPNQIPRE from the exons ATGGGAAAGCTAAGCTTTAGATTCCTTGAGAATTCAAAGCCTTACTTTGCCATGATATCCTTACAATTTGGATATGCTGGCATGAACATCATCTCTAAGGTCTCTCTTAGTAGAGGGATGAGTCATTACGTCCTCGTCGTTTATCGACACGCCTTCGCTACCGCTTCTATTGTTCCCTTCGTTCTCTTCTTTGAACG GAGAGGACAACCGAAGATAACACTCAAAgttttcattcaaatatttgtgTTGGCTTTGCTCGG CCCGGTAATCGATCAAAATTTCTACTACGCCGGGTTGAAATATACTTCGCCGACGTTCTCTTGTGCCATGAGCAACATGCTGCCTGCAATGACATTCGTGATGGCTGTGATTTTCAG gatggaaaatttggagatgaagaaactGAGATGCCAAGCAAAAGTTTTGGGAACCTTAGTGACAGTGGGTGGAGCAATGGTGATGACTTTGTACAAAGGTCCACTTGTTCAAATGCCTTGGTCTAAACATTCTCATCACTCTAATCAAGCCTCTGATGATAAAGCCAACAAAGATTGGTTCAAAGGCTCCATGTTCCTCATCATTGCCACTCTTGCTTGGGCTTCTCTCTTTGTCTTGCAG AATCAAGCATTGAAGACATACAAGAACCATCAATTCACTCTCACTACACTTGTATGCTTTGTTGGGACTTTGCAAGCCATAGCTGTGACATTAGTAGCTGAGCACAAAGCTGTCGTTTGGAGAATTGGTTGGGATATGAACCTCCTCGCTGCTGCCTATGCT GGAATTGTGACGTCAAGTATTTCATACTACGTACAAGGGCTAGTGATTATAAAGAGGGGACCTGTATTTGCAACTGCATTTAGCCCTTTGATGATGATAATCGTGGCCATCATGGGCTCTTTCATCCTCGCTGAAAAGATATTTCTTGGAgg AATAATAGGATCCATCTTCATAGTGTTTGGGCTATATTCAGTTCTTTGGGGAAAGCACAGAGAGAATTTGGAGATCAAAGTCGGTGCTGCCGCTGCTTCTTCTGATGAAGAAATACCACAACCAATCAAGCCTCCTTCTcaaccaaataataataataataatattgcaaataattcaattttcatttccatgCCTACCCCTGAAGACCCCATCAAACCCAACCAAATCCCAAGAGAATAA